The following are encoded together in the Bradyrhizobium genosp. L genome:
- a CDS encoding ABC transporter substrate-binding protein — protein sequence MTRLIAVVSAALAWTVLAMAPASAADKVVLMLNWYVYGEHAPFYYGKAKGIYAAEGIDLEIQEGRGSAATTQAVAAKTADFGYVDVPTMMRAAVKGAPVIATGVLLQTSPMSAMGFVDKNIKKPEDIKGKTVAITPADSMTQIWPLFLKKTGLKESDFHTVAGDGQTKLNAVINGQADLLLGYVMDQSMKIKDATGKDVYPIKFADYGINMVSSGIIANTDYVKANADLVRRFMSATTKAVEAAEKEPKAAAQSILDANPKGGKIDTLTQGFELTIPLYRTPETKAKRPFQVTDQNMTDSVNLMVEYGGLDAKAKDNPKAFYTNDYLPKGNS from the coding sequence CGGTCGTGAGTGCCGCACTGGCTTGGACCGTGCTTGCGATGGCGCCGGCTTCAGCGGCCGACAAGGTCGTGCTGATGCTGAACTGGTACGTCTATGGCGAGCACGCGCCGTTCTATTACGGCAAGGCCAAGGGCATCTATGCCGCGGAGGGCATCGATCTCGAGATCCAGGAAGGCCGCGGCTCGGCCGCGACCACGCAGGCGGTGGCCGCCAAGACCGCCGATTTCGGCTATGTCGACGTGCCCACGATGATGCGCGCCGCAGTGAAGGGCGCGCCGGTCATCGCCACCGGCGTGCTGCTGCAGACCAGCCCGATGTCGGCGATGGGCTTTGTCGACAAGAATATCAAGAAGCCGGAAGACATCAAAGGCAAGACGGTCGCGATCACGCCGGCGGATTCGATGACCCAGATCTGGCCGCTGTTCCTGAAGAAGACAGGCCTGAAGGAGAGCGATTTCCACACCGTCGCCGGCGACGGCCAGACCAAGCTCAACGCGGTCATCAACGGCCAGGCAGACTTGCTGCTCGGCTATGTCATGGACCAGTCGATGAAGATCAAGGACGCCACCGGCAAGGACGTCTATCCGATCAAGTTCGCCGACTATGGCATCAACATGGTGTCCTCGGGTATCATCGCCAACACCGACTATGTGAAGGCCAATGCCGACCTGGTGCGCCGCTTCATGTCGGCGACCACCAAGGCCGTCGAAGCCGCCGAGAAGGAGCCGAAGGCCGCGGCGCAGTCGATCCTCGACGCCAACCCGAAGGGCGGCAAGATCGATACGCTGACCCAGGGTTTTGAGCTGACGATCCCGCTGTACCGGACGCCGGAAACCAAGGCCAAGCGCCCGTTCCAGGTCACCGACCAGAACATGACCGACTCGGTCAATCTGATGGTCGAATATGGCGGCCTCGATGCCAAGGCCAAGGACAATCCGAAGGCGTTCTACACCAACGACTACCTGCCGAAGGGCAACTCGTGA
- a CDS encoding ABC transporter ATP-binding protein, giving the protein MNPATKSIDISQPGAHLRLVSDRAAGATPGITLSGVSKTYRSRDGDVPSLRPLDFTINDGEFFVVVGPSGCGKSTLLKMISGLLPPTTGEVLVEGEVVTKPHGNVGIVFQNALLLPWRNILSNVMLPIDMKGLPRAKYVERAKDLLKLVGLEGFEKKLPWQLSGGMQQRASICRALVHDPKIILMDEPFGALDAMTRERMNVELMRIQRETGKTVLLITHSIPEAVFLADRVLVMTERPGAIAAIYDVPLSRPRSLDAMSDPVFTALVQQIRKHFFTQGTLD; this is encoded by the coding sequence ATGAACCCCGCGACCAAATCAATCGATATCAGCCAGCCGGGCGCACATTTGCGCCTGGTGTCGGATCGTGCGGCCGGCGCGACGCCCGGCATTACGCTGTCGGGCGTGTCGAAGACCTACCGTTCCCGCGACGGCGACGTGCCGTCGCTGCGTCCGCTCGATTTCACCATCAATGACGGCGAGTTCTTTGTCGTGGTCGGCCCAAGCGGCTGCGGCAAGTCCACGCTTTTGAAAATGATCTCGGGCCTGCTGCCGCCGACGACCGGCGAGGTGCTGGTCGAGGGCGAGGTCGTGACCAAGCCGCACGGCAATGTCGGCATCGTGTTCCAGAACGCGCTGCTGCTGCCATGGCGCAACATCCTTTCCAACGTGATGCTGCCGATCGACATGAAGGGGTTGCCGCGCGCGAAGTATGTCGAACGCGCCAAGGATCTGTTGAAGCTGGTCGGGCTGGAGGGCTTCGAGAAGAAGCTGCCCTGGCAGCTCTCCGGCGGCATGCAGCAGCGCGCCTCGATCTGTCGCGCGCTGGTGCACGATCCCAAGATCATACTGATGGACGAGCCGTTCGGCGCGCTCGACGCGATGACGCGCGAGCGCATGAATGTCGAGCTGATGCGGATCCAGCGCGAGACTGGCAAGACGGTGCTGCTGATCACGCATTCGATTCCCGAGGCCGTATTCCTCGCCGACCGCGTGCTCGTGATGACCGAACGCCCCGGCGCGATCGCCGCGATCTACGACGTGCCGCTGTCGCGCCCGCGCTCGCTGGATGCGATGTCGGATCCGGTCTTCACCGCGCTCGTGCAGCAGATCCGCAAGCATTTCTTCACGCAGGGTACCCTGGACTAG
- a CDS encoding mandelate racemase/muconate lactonizing enzyme family protein — translation MPFRLAVKDIAFFERPLAFARPFRFGAVTLNAATQLFVRVEIEVEGKGRATGASAEMLAPKWFDKRPHLTAEQTVDELRRSLAIARELYLAKAGYDTAFPLHAACIGAQVAACAREDIPALAASFGPAEIDKAILDALLRAAGTSFFEGMAANIAGIDARLTPDLVDAAIARFLSTRKRLDRVAVRHTVGLDDRIEGEGGVADVRENAGARHFKLKLNGDPTHDAARLIRIGKELATLPYAFKVTLDANEQYADLAALNALIDRLERDAALQPISSNMLYIEQPMPRDITRTSPLGKLAAGSFIIDEADDCYDAFPAARALGYRGVSSKSCKGVYKSVINATRAAAWSADGGRAFISGEDLTCQAGLAVQQDLALGALIGVTHAERNGHHYVDGFGDTPGAEADAFLVAHPDLYQREDGKVRLAIHDGDLLTGSLTTSGFASTVHPDWSTMQPLTRPTPRVLQEQTV, via the coding sequence ATGCCGTTTCGCCTTGCTGTCAAAGACATCGCCTTCTTCGAGCGTCCGCTGGCCTTCGCCCGGCCGTTCCGCTTTGGCGCGGTCACGCTCAACGCGGCGACGCAGCTGTTCGTGCGGGTCGAGATCGAGGTGGAAGGCAAGGGCCGCGCCACCGGCGCCAGCGCCGAGATGCTGGCGCCAAAATGGTTCGACAAGCGGCCGCATCTGACGGCGGAGCAGACGGTCGATGAGTTGCGCCGCTCGCTCGCCATCGCGCGCGAGCTCTACCTGGCGAAGGCGGGGTATGACACCGCGTTCCCACTGCACGCGGCCTGTATCGGCGCCCAGGTCGCGGCCTGCGCCAGGGAAGACATTCCAGCGCTGGCGGCAAGCTTTGGTCCAGCCGAGATCGACAAGGCGATCCTGGATGCACTGTTGCGGGCAGCCGGCACGAGTTTCTTCGAGGGCATGGCGGCCAACATCGCCGGCATAGATGCTCGGCTGACGCCCGATCTGGTCGACGCCGCGATTGCGCGGTTCCTGTCGACGCGCAAGCGGCTCGATCGCGTTGCTGTCAGGCACACGGTCGGGTTGGACGACAGGATCGAAGGGGAGGGTGGTGTCGCCGACGTCAGGGAGAACGCCGGCGCGCGCCACTTCAAGCTCAAGCTGAACGGCGATCCCACGCATGACGCGGCGCGGCTGATCCGGATCGGCAAGGAGCTTGCGACGCTGCCTTACGCCTTCAAGGTCACGCTCGATGCCAATGAGCAATATGCCGATCTCGCCGCGCTGAACGCGCTGATCGATCGGCTCGAGCGCGATGCAGCGCTGCAGCCGATCTCTTCGAACATGCTCTATATCGAGCAACCGATGCCGCGCGACATCACGCGGACCTCGCCGCTCGGCAAGCTTGCCGCGGGCAGCTTCATCATCGACGAGGCCGATGATTGCTATGACGCGTTTCCGGCGGCGCGGGCGCTGGGCTATCGCGGCGTCTCCTCGAAATCGTGCAAAGGCGTCTACAAATCGGTCATCAACGCCACGCGTGCGGCAGCGTGGAGCGCCGATGGCGGCCGTGCGTTCATCAGCGGCGAGGACCTGACCTGCCAGGCCGGGCTTGCCGTGCAGCAGGATCTCGCGCTCGGCGCGCTGATCGGCGTGACCCATGCCGAGCGCAACGGCCACCATTATGTCGATGGCTTCGGCGACACGCCGGGGGCGGAAGCCGACGCTTTCCTCGTTGCGCATCCCGATCTCTACCAACGTGAGGACGGCAAAGTCCGCCTCGCGATCCACGACGGCGATCTGCTGACGGGATCGCTGACCACGTCCGGTTTTGCCAGCACCGTTCATCCGGACTGGTCCACCATGCAGCCGCTCACGCGGCCAACACCACGTGTTTTGCAGGAGCAGACAGTATGA
- a CDS encoding Gfo/Idh/MocA family protein, with the protein MTTKRLGLIMNGVTGRMGLNQHLIRSIVAIRAQGGVLLGNGDRIMPDPILVGRDAEKVAALAKRFDIERHTTDLDRALADKADTVFFDAATTQARPSLLTRAINAGKHVYCEKPIATNLEEAVAVIKLANAKGLKHGTVQDKLFLPGLKKLAFLRDSGFFGRMLSVRGEFGYWVFEGGWQEAQRPSWNYRSEDGGGIILDMVCHWRYVLDNLFGEVESVVCIGNTDIPERYDENGKPYKATADDSAYATFKLKGGVIAHINMSWVTRVYRDDLVTFQVDGTHGSAVAGLTDCMIQARQATPRPVWNPDEKRLHDFYGDWQKVPENVVYDNGFKEQWEMFIRHVCEDAPYKYTLLEGAKGVQLAECALKSWKERRWIDVAPIVV; encoded by the coding sequence ATGACGACCAAACGCCTCGGCCTGATCATGAACGGCGTCACCGGCCGGATGGGGCTCAACCAGCACCTGATCCGCTCGATCGTCGCGATCCGCGCCCAGGGCGGCGTGCTGCTCGGCAACGGCGACCGCATCATGCCCGATCCGATCCTGGTCGGCCGCGACGCCGAGAAGGTTGCAGCACTGGCAAAACGCTTCGACATCGAGCGCCACACCACGGATCTCGACCGCGCGCTGGCCGACAAGGCCGACACCGTGTTCTTCGACGCCGCGACCACGCAGGCGCGGCCCTCGCTGCTGACCAGGGCGATCAACGCCGGCAAGCATGTCTATTGCGAGAAGCCGATCGCGACCAATCTGGAAGAGGCCGTCGCGGTCATCAAACTCGCCAACGCGAAAGGGTTGAAGCACGGCACGGTGCAGGACAAGCTGTTCCTGCCGGGCCTGAAGAAGCTCGCCTTCCTGCGCGACTCCGGCTTCTTCGGCCGCATGCTGTCGGTGCGCGGCGAGTTCGGCTACTGGGTGTTCGAGGGCGGCTGGCAGGAGGCGCAGCGGCCGTCCTGGAACTACCGCAGCGAGGACGGCGGCGGCATCATTTTGGACATGGTCTGCCACTGGCGCTACGTGCTCGACAATCTCTTCGGCGAGGTCGAGAGCGTGGTCTGCATCGGCAACACCGATATCCCCGAGCGCTACGACGAGAACGGCAAGCCCTACAAGGCAACCGCCGACGATTCCGCCTACGCGACCTTCAAGCTGAAGGGCGGCGTCATCGCGCACATCAACATGAGCTGGGTGACGCGGGTCTATCGCGACGACCTCGTGACCTTCCAGGTCGACGGCACCCACGGCTCAGCGGTGGCGGGGCTCACCGACTGCATGATCCAGGCGCGCCAGGCGACGCCGCGGCCGGTGTGGAATCCGGACGAGAAGCGGCTGCACGATTTCTATGGCGACTGGCAGAAGGTGCCCGAGAACGTCGTCTACGACAACGGCTTCAAGGAGCAATGGGAGATGTTCATCCGCCATGTCTGCGAGGATGCGCCCTACAAATACACCTTGCTCGAAGGCGCCAAGGGCGTGCAGCTCGCCGAATGCGCGCTGAAGAGCTGGAAAGAACGGCGATGGATCGACGTCGCGCCGATCGTGGTCTGA
- a CDS encoding dihydrodipicolinate synthase family protein, with amino-acid sequence MNKPVLPKSSATMSSLSLKLPTEGGGLETYRLAASRTFPAKLEGTLNRVAFSAAHVVADVRADVDPWLTAAIDWDRTIAFREHVWDLGLGVAEAMDTAQRGMGLDWTTSLELIQRSVKAAKTKGNALVFSGAGTDHLAVGDAKSIDDVIRAYEEQIAAVEKAGGRIILMASRALAKLGKSAEDYARVYDRVLAQVREPVIIHWLGDMFDPALAGYWGTVDLDRAMDTAVTIINANAAKVDGVKVSLLDKQREIDMRRRLDARVKMYTGDDFNYAELIAGDDKGFSHALLGIFDAIAPAASYALSRLAACDEAGFHDVLGPTVPLSRHIFKAPTRFYKTGIVFMAYLNGHQDHFTMVGGQESARSTLHLAELFRLADQAGLLANPELATRRMSAILATRGIDA; translated from the coding sequence ATGAACAAGCCGGTCTTGCCCAAATCTTCTGCAACGATGTCATCCCTGTCGCTGAAGCTGCCGACTGAAGGCGGCGGCCTCGAAACCTACCGTCTCGCCGCGTCGCGGACGTTTCCGGCGAAGCTCGAGGGCACGCTGAATCGCGTCGCCTTCTCCGCGGCACATGTGGTCGCCGACGTCAGGGCCGACGTCGATCCGTGGCTGACGGCCGCGATCGACTGGGATCGGACCATCGCGTTCCGCGAGCATGTCTGGGATCTCGGCCTCGGCGTTGCCGAAGCGATGGATACCGCGCAGCGCGGCATGGGGCTCGACTGGACGACCTCGCTGGAATTGATCCAGCGGTCGGTGAAGGCCGCGAAGACCAAGGGCAACGCGCTGGTGTTTTCGGGTGCCGGCACCGATCATCTCGCGGTCGGGGACGCCAAGTCGATCGACGACGTGATCCGCGCCTATGAGGAACAGATCGCAGCCGTCGAGAAGGCCGGCGGCCGCATCATCCTGATGGCGTCGCGCGCGCTGGCGAAGCTCGGCAAGAGCGCCGAGGACTACGCGCGGGTCTATGACCGCGTGCTGGCGCAGGTCCGCGAGCCCGTGATCATCCACTGGCTCGGCGACATGTTCGATCCGGCGCTGGCGGGCTATTGGGGCACCGTCGATCTCGACAGGGCGATGGACACCGCGGTAACCATCATCAACGCCAATGCGGCGAAGGTCGACGGCGTGAAAGTGTCGCTGCTCGACAAGCAGCGCGAGATCGACATGCGGCGGCGGCTCGACGCGCGCGTGAAGATGTATACCGGCGACGACTTCAATTATGCGGAGCTGATCGCCGGCGACGACAAGGGCTTTTCCCACGCGCTGCTCGGCATCTTCGATGCGATCGCGCCGGCGGCGTCCTACGCGCTGTCACGGTTGGCGGCGTGCGACGAAGCCGGCTTCCACGACGTGCTCGGGCCCACGGTGCCGCTGTCGCGCCACATCTTCAAGGCGCCGACGCGCTTCTACAAGACCGGCATCGTGTTCATGGCCTATCTCAACGGCCATCAGGATCACTTCACGATGGTCGGCGGGCAGGAGAGCGCGCGTTCGACCTTGCATCTGGCCGAGCTGTTCCGGCTCGCCGATCAGGCCGGGCTGCTCGCCAATCCGGAGCTCGCGACGCGCCGAATGTCGGCGATCCTGGCCACCCGCGGCATCGACGCCTGA